The following DNA comes from Gordonia zhaorongruii.
CGGCGAGCCGCCAACGCTGCCGTCCAGGTCGCCTCGCCCCGGGCCTCCCCTGGCTCGAGCATGTCGGAGTACCGAATGACTCCGTCACGTCCGACGAGGAACGTCCCCCGGTTCGCGATCCCCCGGTCCTCGTCGAGGACACCGTACGAGCGAGCGACCTCGCCGTGCGGCCAGAAATCCGACAGGATCGGGAACAGATACCCCTGGGCCGACGACCACACCTTATGCGTCGGAGGCGGCCCGACTGACACGGCGACCGTGGTGAGATCCGCACTGGCGAAGCGTGGTTCGTGGTCGCGGATGTGCCCCAGCTCGCCTTCGCACGTGCCGGTGAACGCCAGCGGGAAGAACACCACCAGCACGTCGCCGCGCTCACGCAGCCCCGACAGCGACACGCGACGATTGTTCTGGTCCCGCAGCTCGAAGTCCGGGGCCGACGATCCGACCGGGACAGGTCCGGCCGCAACGCTTTCGGGAATCGTCATGCCTTCTTGCCTGGGCGGGCCTTCGGTGTGACGAGTCGGGTGCCCGACCAATCGCCGAGCTTCTCGACGGAGGTCTGGGTCAGACCTGCAGTGGGGGCGGCCTCGGCGATCACACTCGGATCGACGTAACCGTCGAGTCCGGTCTTCGGTGACAGCACCCAGATGTAGCCGCCCTCGGCGAGTGGACCGATGGCGTCCATGAGGACATCGACGAGATCGCCGTCCCCGTCTCGCCACCAGAGGACCACTGCGTCGATGATGTCGATCGCGTCCTCATCGAGCATCTCCGCGTCGATGATGTCTTCGATATCGGCCCGCAGGTCGTCGTCGGTGTCTTCGTCCCATCCGAGTTCCTGAATCACCATTCCATTGGCGAATCCGAGCTTGCCTGCCTTATCGTCCGTGGCGGCTACCACCGCGTGTGTCCTCCCGTAGATGTTGAGAAAGTGAAACTTAGGAACAGCGTAGAGGTTCGACGCGCATCTCGATAGCAGACCGCAGGTGTTGGGTCCCGGAGTGTCGGCCTGCCGCCCCCGATCGAGTAACGGGCGATCATTCCGTCGGAAGGAACTCCGAGCAGCGGTCGAGCACGGCGGTCCGCTCTTTGCCCCACTCATCCGACACCTTGTTCAGGCCCTGCCGCCGCTTATCGTCGATCTGGCCCGCGAGCTTCTTCGAACTGTCGACGAACTTGCCCACCGCGTCGACGAGGTCGTCCGGCACTCCGGGCGTCACCGCCTCGTCCACCACGTCCGCACCGGTCTTGAGAGTCTCGACCGCCCATCGGTCCTCGTCGTCGATGGGCCGGTAGCTGCGCGTTTCGTTGAGTCGTTTCATGAAGGTGTTGTAGTCGCGGACCATCACACCCGCCGATGTGATGACCTGGCGGCACACCTGGATCGCCGCCACTCGTTCGGCATCCGACCGCTCCGCCGTGGCCGCGCCGGAAGCGCTTGCCGTCGGTTCGACCGCCTGTTTCGCCGAGTCGTCACCGCAGGCAGAGAGGAACGTCGCGGCGACGACGAGAATCACCGCCGCGAAAACTTCTGCACGAGACCGCATATGGCCTGGTACCCCCTCCATGAAGTGATGGTGCGGATGTTACCGCACGGTAGAACGTGTGACTCAGCACAACCACGCCCTACGACCGTGATTTGCGGCACGATGGAAGCACGGTGCGCGACGATCCTCGCGCGCCGGCCGCGACAGATGCCGTCACCACCCCGACGGCGACGAGTGCGAGCCAGCCGACAGTGCGGCTCGCTGACGAGATTGGTGGACAAGTGACTGACACGACCACGAACGGCCCCGACGCCGACCCGCAGACCGACGCATCGAACCGCACGAGCCGCGTGCGAGTGATCCGCGACGGCGTCGCGTCCTATCTCGCCGACAGCGACCCGGGCGAGACCGACGAGTGGTTGGAGTCGTTCGACGCGATGCTCGGTGCCGCGGGCCCCGAACGCGCGCGCTATCTGATGCTCCGCATGCTCGAGCGCGCCGACGACAAGCGCGTCGCCCTGCCGCCGCTCACCTCCACCGATTACGTCAACACCATCCCCACCGAACTCGAACCCGATTTCCCCGGTGACGAGATGATCGAGCGCCGGTTCCGCGCGATCATCCGCTGGAACGCAGCGATCATGGTGCACCGCGCTCAGCGCCCCGGCATCGGCGTCGGCGGCCACATCTCGACCTACGCGTCGTCCGCGTCCCTGTACGAGGTCGGTTTCAATCACTTCTTCCGCGGACCCGACCATCCGAGCGGCGGCGACCAGATCTTCGTGCAGGGGCACGCCTCGCCGGGCGTCTACGCCCGCGCCTTCCTCGAGGGCCGCATCGACGAGAACCGCCTCGACGGGTTCCGCCAGGAGCAGAGCCATGCGGGAGCAGGTGGCGGCCTGCCGTCGTACCCGCACCCCCACCTGATGCCCGACTTCTGGCAGTTCCCGACCGTCTCCATGGGACTTGGCCCGATGAACGCCATCTACCAGGCGCGATTCAACCACTACCTGGAGGATCGCGGAATCAAGGACACGTCCGACCAGCACGTATGGGCGTTCCTCGGCGACGGCGAGATGGACGAGCCGGAATCGCGCGGCCTCGCGCACGTCGCCGCAACCGAGGGCCTCGACAACCTGACCTTCGTCATCAACTGCAACCTGCAGCGCCTCGATGGACCGGTCCGCGGCAACGGCAAGATCATTCAGGAATTGGAGTCCTTCTTCCGCGGTGCGGGCTGGAACGTCATCAAGGTGGTGTGGGGCCGTGAGTGGGATTCCCTCCTGCAGTCCGACACCGACGGCGCCCTGGTCAACCTGATGAACGTCACCCCGGACGGCGACTATCAGACGTACCGGGCGAACGACGGCGCCTTCGTTCGCAAGCACTTCTTCAACCGCGACCCGCGCACCGAGAAGCTCGTCGAGCATCTGACCGATCAGGACATCTGGAACCTGAAACGCGGCGGGCACGACTACCGGAAGGTGCACGCCGCCTACCGGGCCGCGATCGCTCACAAGGGTCAGCCGACGGTCATCCTCGCCAAGACCATCAAGGGCTACACCCTCGGCAAGCACTTCGAGGGCCGTAATGCCACCCACCAGATGAAGAAGCTGACACTCGACGATCTGAAGGCGTTCCGCGACACGTCGCACGTGCCGATCACCGACGCCCAGCTCGAAGCCGACCCGTACCTGCCGCCGTACTACCACCCCGGCAAGGATTCGGAGGAGATCCAGTACCTCCTCGACCGGCGCAAGGCGCTCGGCGGCTTCCTTCCGTCGCGCCGCACCACCTCGAAGGCGCTGCACCCGGACACCACCCGGGCGGTCGCGGTGACCGCGAAGGGCTCGGGCAACCAGCAGGTCGCCACGACGATGGCCCTGGTCCGAATTTTCAAGGAGCTGTTGCGCGACAAGGAGATCGGCAAGCGGATCGTGCCGATCATCCCCGATGAGGCCCGCACGTTCGGCATGGACTCGTGGTTTCCGACGCTGAAGATCTACAACCGCAACGGCCAGCAGTACACGTCGGTCGACGCCGAGTTGATGCTCGCCTACAAGGAGGCCAAGGAAGGGCAGATCCTGCACGAGGGCATCAACGAGGCCGGTTCCACCGCCAGTTTCACCGCGGTCGCCACCTCGTACGCGACCCATGATGAGCCGATGATCCCGCTGTACATCTTCTATTCGATGTTCGGCTTCCAGCGGACCGGCGACGGCTTCTGGGCCGCCGCCGACCAGATGGCGCGCGGGTTCGTGATCGGCGCCACGGCGGGACGAACGACGCTCACCGGTGAGGGTCTGCAGCACGCGGACGGCCAATCGCCGCTGATCGCCGCCACGAACCCGGGCGTCGTCGCCTACGACCCCGCGTTCGCCTACGAGCTGTCGCACATCATCGACAACGGACTGACCCGCATGTTCGGCGACGATCCCGACGACGTGTACTTCTACATCACCGTCTACAACGAGCCGATCACACAGCCCGCCACCCCGGCGGAGCTCGACGTGGACGCCCTGGTGAAGGGTGGCTACCTGTTCCGCAAGGGGCCCGACGGAAAGAAGCTCCACGCCGCCATCCTGGTGTCGGGCGTGACGATGGGCGACGCCCTGCGCGCTCAGGATCTGCTCGCCGAAGAGTGGGACGTGTCGGCCGACGTATACTCGATCACCTCGTGGTCGGAGCTGGCCCGCGACGGCATCGCCGCCGATCGCGACGAACTCCGCTCCCCGGACACCACGCGCACACCGCACCTGACCGGCCTGCTCGCCGATGTCGCCGGACCCACCGTCGCCGTCACCGATTACATGAGGGGCGTCCCGGAGCAGGTTCGCGCCTACGTGCCCGGCACGTACCTCACCCTCGGCGCGGATGGGTTCGGCTTCTCCGATACTCGCCCGGCGGCGCGACGGTTCTTCAACATCGACGCCGAGTCGATCGCGGTCGGGGTCCTGGTGGGTCTGGCCCGCGACGGCGAGGTGGACCGCACGGTGGCCTCCGAGGCAGCAGCCAAGTACGCGATCACCGACGTCGCGGCCGCCCCCGAGCAGACCAGCGACCCGGGGGTCGCCTGATCGCTGTACCTCTGCGATAGACAACGGCGTTAGATTGGGTGTGTGTCCGAATCCCCGCTGAGTGCCTCCCGTGCGACCGATGTGTTCGACGACCGGGGCGCGCACGTTCCCGCCCCGGCGACGGTGCACGCCGCACTCCCGGACACGCTGCTGCGGCGCATGAAGCAGTACAGCGGACGCCTGGCGACCGAGGCCGTGCACTCGATGTCCGATCAGCTGCCCTACTTCGCCGATCTCGACGCCGCACAGCGGGCGAGCGTCCAGTTGGTGGTTCAGACCGCCGTGGTGAACTTCGTGGAGTGGATCCAGGACCCTGAGGGCAACGTCAAGTTCACGGTCCAGGCATTTCAGGTGGTTCCCCAGGATCTGGCCCGTCGCATCACTCTGCTGCAGACGGTCGAGATGGTTCGAGTGGCGATGGAGTTCTTCGAGAAGTGGCTGCCGCTGCTCGCCCGCAATGACGCGCAGCTGCGTGCGCTGACCGAGTCGGTACTGCGGTACGGGCGCGAGATCGGATTCGCCGCAGCCGCGATCTACGCGTCGGCGGCAGAGTCACGTGGCGCGTGGGACTCGCGGATGGAGGCGCTGGTCGTCGACGCCGTCGTTCGAGGTGACACGGGCGCTCAGCTCCTCTCGCGCGCCGCCGCGCTGAACTGGCCGAGCGAGGCTCCCGCGACGGTCATCGTCGGGTCGCCGCCGCCGGAGCAGAACGTCTCGGTCGCCCTGGCGATCCACACCACCGCTAAGCAGTACGATCGCGCGACGCTCTCCGTGGTGCAGGGCAGCGCGTTGGTGGCGATCGTGGGCGGTTCACTGACCCCCGCCGACCGGTTCCTCACCGATCTGCTGGAGCACTTCGCCGATGGACCTGTCGTCATCGGTCCGACGGTGCCGAACCTGACGGCGGCCCACACGAGCGCAGTTGAGGCGATGGCAGGCGTGAACGCCGTAGCCGGCTGGCCGAGTGCACCGCGCCCCACCTACAGCGCCGATCTCCTGCCCGAGCGCGCGCTGAACGGTGACCAGTCGGCGGTCCGCACCCTGACCGAGTCCCTGATGCAGTCGCTCGGCCTCGATTCGACGTTGCTCGAGACCCTTCAGGCCTACCTCGACGCCGGCCGGTCCATCGAGTCGTGTGCGCGCGGGCTTTACATTCACCCCAATACTGTTCGGTATCGACTAAAAAAGGTGACTGACATCACTGGGCGTGATCCAGGTAACGCACGCGACGCCTACGTGCTTCAAGTGGCGATGACCGTCGGACGATTGACACATTTACAGCAAGGATCGCCGTCACAAGTCACGTGAGTCACATCAATCACGGCGATCCATGGGCAAACAGCGAGGTGGGAAAAACTTCGAGGCAACCGCTAACGGATCACGGCGCGATGACGATGAGGATGCCACTAGAGGCGTTTTTGTAGGGATCCCACAAAAATTGGTTCTCAGGTTCATATGACTCAACACCCACTAAGAGGGCCAAAAGGGTGTTCTCTGGTCACGTGCTCACCTTGCTTGCGCCCGGACAGGGTTCCCAGAAGCCAGGCATGCTCACCGAATGGTTGGAGCTGCCCGGCGCCCGTGCCCGTCTTTCGGCGTGGTCCGAGGCCACCGGTCTCGACCTCGAACGCCTCGGCACCACCGCCACCGCGGACGAGATCACCGACACCGCAGTGACGCAGCCGCTCGTCGTCGCTGCCGCACTCCTCTCCTATGACGAACTGCGCAACCGCCACGGCGAACTTCCCGACGATGCGATCGTCGCGGGCCATTCCGTCGGTGAGCTCGCCGCTGCCGCCATCACCGGAGTCATCACCGCCGACGAAGCCGTTCGCCTCGCAGGCATCCGCGGCGACGAGATGGCCCAGGCGTGCGCGCTCGAGGAGACCACGATGGCCGCGATCCTGGGAGGCGACGAGGACGACGTCCTCGCCCGCCTCGACGCCCTGGAACTCGTTCCCGCGAACCGCAACGCCGTCGGGCAGATCGTCGCGGCTGGTTCGGTCGTCGCCATCGACAAGCTGGTCGCCGATCCGCCGGAGAAGGCCCGGATCCGGAAGATCCCGGTCGCCGGTGCATTCCACACGCATTACATGGCGCCCGCGCAAGATGCTGTCGCCGCCGCGGCCGCGGAGATCACTCCGAACGATCCGAACCGCACGCTGCTCTCGAACTCGGACGGCGCAGCGGTAACGAACGGCGCGGCCGCACTCGACAAACTAGTCAGACAGGTGACCAGCCCAGTGCGGTGGGATCTCTGCTGCGCGACGATGCGCGAAGCCGGCGTCGACGCGATCGTGGAACTCGCACCCGCAGGCACCCTCGTCGGCATCGCGAAGCGCGAATTGAAGGGCGTGCCGTCGCGCGCTGTGAAGAACCCCACCGACGTGGAGGACGCCCCAGGACTTGGATAGCGGCCGGACACCATCGGCCCCCGGAAAGCCTGCACGCGCGGGTTCGTCCAATCAGCGATCACGCTGACTTCCGGAAAACGTAGAAACATCACCGATACGAAGGGAGCCACACAGTGGCCGCCACACAGGAACAGCTCGTCGCCGGCATCGCAGAGATCGTCGAAGAGGTCACCGGCATTGAGCCGTCAGAGGTGACCATGGAGAAGTCGTTCGTCGACGACCTGGACATCGACTCCCTCTCGATGGTCGAGATCGCCGTTCAGACCGAGGACAAGTACGGCGTCAAGATCCCGGACGAGGACCTCGCAGGCCTGCGTACCGTCGGCGACGCCGTCTCGTACATCCAGAAGCTCGAGTCGGAGAACCCGGAAGCTGCAGCCGCCATCGCAGCACAGGTCGACAAGGCGTAACGAATGACCGAACTGCGCGACTATTCCACTCGTGGTGGGGATTTCCCCAACGTGGTGGTGACCTCCATGGTCGCCACCACGTCACTGGGCGCTGATCTGGATTCCACCTGGGAGAACCTGGTCGCCGGCAAGTCCGGTATCCGGGAGCTCACCGACGAGTACGTCACGAAGTACAACCTCCCGGTCACCATCGGCGGCAAGCTCCTCGAGGACCCCGCCGAAGAGGTCACCCGTGTCGAGGCACGCCGCATGGCGTACGTCGAGCGCGTCTCGCATGTGATGAGCAAGCGCCTCTGGGCGCAGGCCGAGGAGCCCGAGGTCGATCCCGAACGGCTCGCGGTCATCATCGGCACCGGCCAGGGCGGCGGCGACGCGATGATCGCCGCCAACGACGCCATGGTCAACACCGGTAACTACCGCAAGGTGTCGCCGCTGGCCGTCTCGATGGCGATGCCGAACGGTCCCGCTGCGGTCGCCGGTCTCAACGTCGGTGCACGGGCAGGTGTCATCACCCCGGTCTCGGCGTGCTCGTCGGGTGCCGAGGCGATCGCACACGCCTGGCGTCACATCGTCATGGGTGACGCCGACATGGTCGTGTGCGGCGGAGTCGAGGGACATATCGACGCTGTGCCGATCGCCGCGTTCTCGATGATGCGTGCGATGAGCACGCGCAACGACGACCCGGCCGCGGCTTCGCGGCCGTTCGACAAGAATCGCGACGGCTTCGTCTTCGGCGAAGCGGCTGCGATGCTCGTCATCGAACGCGAGGACCACGCCAAGGCTCGCGGTGCGCACATCCACGCACGAGTCCTGGGTTCGGGCATCACGTCAGACGGTTTCCACCTCGTTGCTCCCGACCCCTCGGGGCAGGGCAACACGCGGGCGATGGCCCGGGCCATGCAGACCGCGGGTCTGCAGAAGTCCGACATCTCGCATGTCAACGCGCATGCGACGTCGACTCCCATCGGAGACACCGCCGAATCGCTGGGCATCCAGGCCGCCGTGGGCAACCACGCGTCCATCTACGCGCCCAAGTCCGCTCTGGGCCACTCGATCGGCGCCGTCGGCGCCCTCGAAGCGGTCCTGACGATCAAATCGGTGGAGGACTCGATCGTTCCGCCGACGCTGAACCTGGAGGAGCTCGATCCCGAGTGCGGCGACATCGACGTCGTGCACGGCGAGGCTCGCCGCGGGCAGATCGACTACGCCCTGAGCAACTCCTTCGGATTCGGTGGGCACAACGTCGCTCTGGCGTTCGGCCGCTACTGATTCACCCTCCCCTTTAGGAGAATCCGATGACCACACTGGCTCCCATCCCCGGCCATGAGGAAGCAACGGATCCGCGTGACCCGCTGCTGCGGTTGACCACCTTCTTCGACGAAGGCACCGTCGCACTCCTGCATCCCCGCGACAAGTCGGGCGTGCTGGCGGCGACCGGTGAGGTCAACGGTGTTCGCACCGTCTCCTATTGCACCGATGGCACCGTGATGGGCGGTGCCATGGGGGTGGTGGGTTGCGCTCACATCGTGAACGCGATCGATACCGCCATCGCCGAGCAGGCGCCTGTGGTGGGCATCTGGCATTCCGGTGGCGCGCGCCTGGCCGAGGGTGTGGAAGCCCTGCACGCTGTGGGTGGCGTGTTCGAGGCCATGGTGCGCGCCTCCGGGTACGTCCCGCAGATCTCCGTGGTCGTCGGGTTCGCTGCGGGCGGCGCCGCCTACGGTCCCGCGCTGACCGACGTCGTCATCATGGCTCCGGAGGGCCGCGTCTTCGTGACCGGACCGGACGTCGTGAAGAGCGTGACCGGCGAGTCGGTCACCATGGAGGATCTCGGCGGCCCGCTGACGCACGGGAAGCGCTCCGGCGTCAGCCACATCACCGCCGATTCCGAGGCCGACGCCTCCTGGCGTGCGCGTCGCCTCGTCGCGACCTTCTCCCAGCAGGGCCACTTCAATCGTGCGCATGCCGAAGCCGGCGACACCGACCTGCGGGCCCTGATGCCCGAGTCCAACCGCCGCGCGTACGACGTGCACCCGATCGTCGAAGCACTCCTGGACACGCAGTTCGCTGCCGACGGAGACACCGAGATCAGCACGTTCGAAGAGCTGCAGGCCAAGTG
Coding sequences within:
- a CDS encoding peroxiredoxin, with translation MTIPESVAAGPVPVGSSAPDFELRDQNNRRVSLSGLRERGDVLVVFFPLAFTGTCEGELGHIRDHEPRFASADLTTVAVSVGPPPTHKVWSSAQGYLFPILSDFWPHGEVARSYGVLDEDRGIANRGTFLVGRDGVIRYSDMLEPGEARGEATWTAALAARRN
- a CDS encoding DUF3052 domain-containing protein; this encodes MVAATDDKAGKLGFANGMVIQELGWDEDTDDDLRADIEDIIDAEMLDEDAIDIIDAVVLWWRDGDGDLVDVLMDAIGPLAEGGYIWVLSPKTGLDGYVDPSVIAEAAPTAGLTQTSVEKLGDWSGTRLVTPKARPGKKA
- the aceE gene encoding pyruvate dehydrogenase (acetyl-transferring), homodimeric type: MRVIRDGVASYLADSDPGETDEWLESFDAMLGAAGPERARYLMLRMLERADDKRVALPPLTSTDYVNTIPTELEPDFPGDEMIERRFRAIIRWNAAIMVHRAQRPGIGVGGHISTYASSASLYEVGFNHFFRGPDHPSGGDQIFVQGHASPGVYARAFLEGRIDENRLDGFRQEQSHAGAGGGLPSYPHPHLMPDFWQFPTVSMGLGPMNAIYQARFNHYLEDRGIKDTSDQHVWAFLGDGEMDEPESRGLAHVAATEGLDNLTFVINCNLQRLDGPVRGNGKIIQELESFFRGAGWNVIKVVWGREWDSLLQSDTDGALVNLMNVTPDGDYQTYRANDGAFVRKHFFNRDPRTEKLVEHLTDQDIWNLKRGGHDYRKVHAAYRAAIAHKGQPTVILAKTIKGYTLGKHFEGRNATHQMKKLTLDDLKAFRDTSHVPITDAQLEADPYLPPYYHPGKDSEEIQYLLDRRKALGGFLPSRRTTSKALHPDTTRAVAVTAKGSGNQQVATTMALVRIFKELLRDKEIGKRIVPIIPDEARTFGMDSWFPTLKIYNRNGQQYTSVDAELMLAYKEAKEGQILHEGINEAGSTASFTAVATSYATHDEPMIPLYIFYSMFGFQRTGDGFWAAADQMARGFVIGATAGRTTLTGEGLQHADGQSPLIAATNPGVVAYDPAFAYELSHIIDNGLTRMFGDDPDDVYFYITVYNEPITQPATPAELDVDALVKGGYLFRKGPDGKKLHAAILVSGVTMGDALRAQDLLAEEWDVSADVYSITSWSELARDGIAADRDELRSPDTTRTPHLTGLLADVAGPTVAVTDYMRGVPEQVRAYVPGTYLTLGADGFGFSDTRPAARRFFNIDAESIAVGVLVGLARDGEVDRTVASEAAAKYAITDVAAAPEQTSDPGVA
- a CDS encoding PucR family transcriptional regulator; translated protein: MSESPLSASRATDVFDDRGAHVPAPATVHAALPDTLLRRMKQYSGRLATEAVHSMSDQLPYFADLDAAQRASVQLVVQTAVVNFVEWIQDPEGNVKFTVQAFQVVPQDLARRITLLQTVEMVRVAMEFFEKWLPLLARNDAQLRALTESVLRYGREIGFAAAAIYASAAESRGAWDSRMEALVVDAVVRGDTGAQLLSRAAALNWPSEAPATVIVGSPPPEQNVSVALAIHTTAKQYDRATLSVVQGSALVAIVGGSLTPADRFLTDLLEHFADGPVVIGPTVPNLTAAHTSAVEAMAGVNAVAGWPSAPRPTYSADLLPERALNGDQSAVRTLTESLMQSLGLDSTLLETLQAYLDAGRSIESCARGLYIHPNTVRYRLKKVTDITGRDPGNARDAYVLQVAMTVGRLTHLQQGSPSQVT
- a CDS encoding ACP S-malonyltransferase; protein product: MLTLLAPGQGSQKPGMLTEWLELPGARARLSAWSEATGLDLERLGTTATADEITDTAVTQPLVVAAALLSYDELRNRHGELPDDAIVAGHSVGELAAAAITGVITADEAVRLAGIRGDEMAQACALEETTMAAILGGDEDDVLARLDALELVPANRNAVGQIVAAGSVVAIDKLVADPPEKARIRKIPVAGAFHTHYMAPAQDAVAAAAAEITPNDPNRTLLSNSDGAAVTNGAAALDKLVRQVTSPVRWDLCCATMREAGVDAIVELAPAGTLVGIAKRELKGVPSRAVKNPTDVEDAPGLG
- the acpM gene encoding meromycolate extension acyl carrier protein AcpM, with protein sequence MAATQEQLVAGIAEIVEEVTGIEPSEVTMEKSFVDDLDIDSLSMVEIAVQTEDKYGVKIPDEDLAGLRTVGDAVSYIQKLESENPEAAAAIAAQVDKA
- a CDS encoding KasA/KasB family beta-ketoacyl-ACP synthase, with amino-acid sequence MTELRDYSTRGGDFPNVVVTSMVATTSLGADLDSTWENLVAGKSGIRELTDEYVTKYNLPVTIGGKLLEDPAEEVTRVEARRMAYVERVSHVMSKRLWAQAEEPEVDPERLAVIIGTGQGGGDAMIAANDAMVNTGNYRKVSPLAVSMAMPNGPAAVAGLNVGARAGVITPVSACSSGAEAIAHAWRHIVMGDADMVVCGGVEGHIDAVPIAAFSMMRAMSTRNDDPAAASRPFDKNRDGFVFGEAAAMLVIEREDHAKARGAHIHARVLGSGITSDGFHLVAPDPSGQGNTRAMARAMQTAGLQKSDISHVNAHATSTPIGDTAESLGIQAAVGNHASIYAPKSALGHSIGAVGALEAVLTIKSVEDSIVPPTLNLEELDPECGDIDVVHGEARRGQIDYALSNSFGFGGHNVALAFGRY
- a CDS encoding acyl-CoA carboxylase subunit beta, whose product is MTTLAPIPGHEEATDPRDPLLRLTTFFDEGTVALLHPRDKSGVLAATGEVNGVRTVSYCTDGTVMGGAMGVVGCAHIVNAIDTAIAEQAPVVGIWHSGGARLAEGVEALHAVGGVFEAMVRASGYVPQISVVVGFAAGGAAYGPALTDVVIMAPEGRVFVTGPDVVKSVTGESVTMEDLGGPLTHGKRSGVSHITADSEADASWRARRLVATFSQQGHFNRAHAEAGDTDLRALMPESNRRAYDVHPIVEALLDTQFAADGDTEISTFEELQAKWAPNITVGFGRLADRSVGVIANNPLRMGGCLNSEAAEKASRFVRLCDAFGIPLVVVTDVPGYLPGVGQEWNGVVRRGAKLLHSFAECSVPRVTLVTRKIYGGAYIAMNARALGATAVFAWPGSEVAVMGAKAAVGILHKKVLAAAPEGEREELHERLAVEHEQIAGGVGRAQAIGVVDDIIDPATTRSRIAEALAAAPARRGRHKNIPL